Genomic segment of Apium graveolens cultivar Ventura chromosome 7, ASM990537v1, whole genome shotgun sequence:
CATAACCAGAGGGCCAATTGCTCATTATTTTTATATTTGATAATACTAAATGATGCATAAAAGATCTTCAAATTGATGCCTCGGTGCAAAATAAAGAGTTGTTCCTCTTTACAATAATTATACAATTCTAACATGCATCCGACATTAATCCAAGCTATGATATTGCATCATATTAATCTTCAACACTTCCAACTGACTTCTGTTCATATTTAGTTCAGGTCAGATTAATTAAATGCTCGCTCTCTTTCCATTCCAAGTGTTGTTCCATCGCCTCATCCTAAAATATCCACAAATAATGTTTTGCAGAAACctgaaatatccatgtatgtcAATGAGTTACAAAGTATCTTTGTATTTGAATCTGACATAGTCTCATCGTCAAATGTAAGGTTCAGACATCTAAAAATTAATTGCAGGAAACCTGAAATATCCATGTATGCCAATGAGTTACAAAGTACCTTTGCATTTGGATTCGACATGGCCTCGCAGTCAAATGTAAGGTGCGGACATCTAAGAAATAATATAACTCAATTCTTTCAAAATTCAtgaaatttgaataaaaatattctTCCTGCATCTTAAATAAGTCCTAAAATATGTAGATTTTTAACATATATCAGTAGAGGTCTAACTGTTATAGCCATAGGGAAAATATAACCTATGTATTATATTTAGTTCATACTCCTATACTATAGAATGAGGCCATAAACAAATATAAACCACATATAGACTTGCAGCTGCAGACAACCGACAATATATCGGTTACTCTTTAAAGATAAAGAGTTCAAAGAAAGATGCTCATGCTCAGTAGAAATATCAATTAGTAGAAATATACCAGAGCTTTAAGATTGCAAATGAACTAGTACAAAAACCCGAGCACAATTGGTTATGACATTGATGTTCCTGAGGTTACCTCAGATGCACTTCCTAAATACGCTTCCTGAGTTTAAAATTTTTTCTCATTTTAGAACACGAGGGTATTGTAGTAATTACACAATATTATATGCATTTACCAAAATACCATTACTATTCTATACTAAAATACACTTGCATTTCAGGAAAGTTCCCGAGTTAATTTCAGGAACAATTTTTCTCACTAGTTATAATAGTTCCACTTACTTTAATTTTTATTGACTGTTTAAAATAGCATGTAATGGCCTCATTATCCTTTATACCTCTAAGTCAGACTTGACTGCAAGCCTGCAACACAAACGTTCTTTTAGGAGTGACATCAGTGCTATTATAATTTATTatcaatttataattatttatttagcaGTACACTTTTTCTAACACATGAAGTAGGGCAACAAAGGTGGGTTCAATGCTCATAACTCACATAATAAATAGGTTGTAAGcaaaaataataaattcataatttaaagaaagaattagttaattataataaTGAAAGAAACATGTAAATTGTAGACTACCAAACCAAAATATTATAATTTGTGTTCAAAATCTTTTGTAACTTTTAACATAAGGTGTTTTTTTTCGAATTTGCAATCAACATTCAGGCATATATGAAGTCAAAAGCAATTCAGAATACATATTTTTTACAACCAATGAATGATCCATAAAATGTCTCAAATTGCTCGAATTGTTTTCCTGCACCAGCCTAAAGTACCCAGACCTTGTAATTTGACTCGATCAAATCAAAGGCATATCTGAAAGCATTAAACTATAGGTCAGGTGTATATTCACTTTGTATCTAGAACCTGACACAGATAGTTTATCGTTGACGCATTTTCGGCTTAACCTCTTTCCATCACATTTATATAAATATCTATTATGTCTAGCAAAACAAAATATGTGATAGTAAGTAGAATACATATACCTTTCCAGAACCAACGGGAAGGGTGTTGTAGTTTAGTCCTTAAACAAATTGAAATTTATTAAGATACTCCACCATCAAGATGCAAAGAATGTATAATATATGACAAACAGATTATCATGAGCATTTTTACGTACACCGCCCATGAGTTTGCTCGAGTTCTTCATTATAGGACAAAATAATTTGAAACAATAATCGAATAAGATGAATTTGGCAAGCCTTAATTGAAGAAACTAAATATGAACTTTGAGTTTGATAACATGTCTTAAAAGAGCATAAAAAATTATACATATTGCTGCATAGTAatatattgtatcgaaaattacTGTTTTGAAGCTAAATATAGATGGTCACGGGGGATCCTATGCAGTCTATGTATATAAGCAAGGATCTAAAAATAGAGATTAACTTACACAATCATTGGGATGAAAGAGCAAACAATCATGAGACCAATGTAAGCACAACTAAGCAAACATTCTTGCTAATTTGTAATCAAAAGAGTTCTAAATACAAAAATTGAGGAGATACATATTGAGAATTTCATGGGCAATGACCTTTTTTCTTGACATACAGTTGAAGATGATGATCATAGTCAAGCATAGCAGAATGATGGCCCTTATTCTCACAATTTGGGAAGAAAAAGCCCAAAATCTCACTGATATTATAAAATGGCCTTTTATATCACTCACAAACGTGATATTTAGTTGGGTTTATAATATATACAGAACGTTAGAGCTAACTCAGCGGTTAGGTGGTACATTTTGGAGCTCTGTGTCTTTTCTTCTCAAATTGTGATACTAAGGCCCATTCATTAGGCCATGTTGCTTAGCCGATACTGTTGTCAACCTTTTTTAGGATTATAATCCCCAACTATAATACACAAAAATAATctcattattattattaactgTAATCCCTTGAATTAAATTACTCTATCTTTCTTTGTTTATAAATTTTAAGTCCAAGAACTACTACATAATCAGTCATATATCAGTAAAATATGGACAATGGACTTATATTAAAACGTTGAtgttaaaaatttaaatttattaaagaTCAAGAATGAAtacaattaaaattaatattatgtatttgtGGAGAACCAACATGAAATTATGATGAAAGttgatataataaatattaatctAAAATTCGTGCCATTTACAgtgttttaaataattattattttatttttgttattttaatatttattagatatatttgttaAAAAATAAGTATGTCTAAATAAGtgtattatttataatattaaattttaaaatatataagttCATAAACTGACCCATTAATAGGTTCATAAAATTCAATAGGCAACCCACTTACATACATCTGGTTTTTCGTTCCCAGAGTGTTTTAAAATTATAGTAATATAAGTGTCATGttaaaatttctaatttttactCAAAAAACCCAAACCAAATAGTATGATATTTGTGTTATGATTATAatataaatatcataattattatacgattttaaaaattttattatttcattaaaatatactATTGAGTCATATAAGAAATAGAATTACTGAGTTCAAATTAATAAAAGAATTGCAATTGAAAAACGggtaaaataatatatataatattataagtcatataaaagtaaaagaagaataaaaattatacattaaagttataataaaattcaaaaagGAGTTAAACCAAGAATCAATAGAAACCAAAGGAAACGTTAAAGCAAAGGGTGAAATAAATAAAACCATATTTAATATAATCATAAAATATTTAGAagtataaaaaaataaaaataaaactaaatttaataaaatcataaatcatgtataaataaaagataagtaaaataaaactaaaaatgGAGTCATATGACATGTAGAGGAATAAAGGTGTAAACAAAAGTTGTAGTAAAATTAAAAAGACATATGAAAGTTGAATTATAAGATATATAAGTAAATTGGTAAAAACAAAATTAATATAAGATATATTCAAACTCCCACTAATTTCAATGTCTAAATGTCTTAACTATTTCTGTAGGAACTGCGTAATGTGTATGCACCGAACCCTGCAAAGTTTGTAGCTTTTTAAGCTTGCCTATACTTGGTGGAATTTCTTTAGGTATTTTAGAATACTTCTCATGACCCATTAAGCCCAAGTACTTTAAGTGAACTAAATCTCCTATTTCTTCTGGTATTAGTGAGttcaaattaataaaaaaattataaattttataaaaaatgagTAGTTAGATGGAATTAATTGCATCTCCTTTGTTGAGAAGTATAATCTTATCCTCTGTTAAATAAACAAAACATCAACAAATAAACCTGAACTTGGTTAAAAAGAAAAGGAAACAAACGTGAATTTTATAGTCCTTACATTACGGTAATTAATCTCATTATAACTGCTATGAGCTATCCTATACTTCGTAGCATCAAACAAAACTACAAAGTTAAGTCATCGAACCCAGGGGCTTACGCGTTCCGCTAGTTGTACAGGAATCTTCTTCAGATTTCGACAATGATATGTTTGAAATTGTTTGAGAGAAGGGAAAGCTTCGTCCCCAACTTCCAATTCTTCCAGATTGATGAATTCTTCCAATATTAAAATTTGAAGACTTGGAAACCCATTCTCACTGCATACCATTTTGTTTCCCCTGTACACATTATCCAACCGAAGAGCGGTGAGATTCGACAAACTTCCCAGAGTGGGCATTGGATCTTCTGTAAACTTACTTTCTCTTAGACTTAAATCCGTGATTGAATCGGGCAGATGACGTAGTTCCGATGGATCTTTTAGAGTACCGAATAAGTCAACGCTCCTGAGACGATTGCAATACGAAAGTGGTTTGAGTGTTGCAATCTTAATAGATCCAAAGTGTATGAATGTTTGGAGACTTGTTAAATTGGATACGGACTCCAGCGTGTAACTGTATGCTTCTTCTCTTCCTCCTTTATCATATATAGAGAGTGTATGGAGGTTGGTGAGATTAACAGTATCAATCTTCATCCATTCTTTATACTCTATAACACCAAGAGTCTGCAACTTTGTTTGGTGGGTACCTATATTCAAACTCCCAGTAACATTAATGGCTAAATGCCTCAACTCATGAAGCTCACATATCTCCCTAGGAACTGTGTAGTATGTACTCCTCCGACCGTGCAAGGTTTGTAGCTTTTTAAGCCTGCCTATACTTGCTGGAATATCTATAGGATCATCACAACCCATTAAGCCCAAGTATTTTAAGTGAACTAAATCTCCTATTTCTTCTGGTACTATCTTTGAGTGTACTATACTTGGTGGAATTTCTTTAGGTATTTTAGAATACTCCTCATGACCCATTAAGCCCAAGTACTTTAAGTGAACTAAATCTCCTATTTCTTCTGGTATTACCTCTGAATGTACACTTGTCATATCTAGGACTTTAAGATTTTTGAATCTCGCACACACCAACTTCATTTCTTCTAATTCATATTTACCACTTAAATAATTTACCACTGCCAATGAACGCACAAGTAAAGCATCAAATCTACGCTCAACTAGTTTCAAGTACTCACCTATTTCATTGTAAATGACATGACGGGGTTGTCCTTCCAACAAATGAATGTGTTCTGGATGGTGTTTACCTGATTCCAAAACGACCAACAACTTGTGCTCCTTTGCTTTTTTTATGGCAAGATCACGGACAAGATCATGGACCCGGCAACCCTGAACTTGTCCGTTCCATCGCAAATCATTAACCTGAAGCAAATTACGGTTAATCAGCTCATTCAAACAATCTTCAGCCAAATCCTCCATGATTACTCCTTCACCTTCTTCGGCTTCTGATATGAATTCCTCTGCAATCCATAGACGCTTCAACTCGTCCAAATCAATCACATGGTCTTCCGGGTACCTTGCAAGGTAGAGAAAACAGTCTTTCATTTGGGGAGACAAGTCATTATAACTCAAACTCAGTATTTCCCCAATCTGGGGAGACAAGTCATCATCCTTCAAGTGTCTCCATATATGCTCCTTCACCTTTGACCAATATTCATAGCTCATGTTGTGTGATAAGAGGCCGCTCAGTACCACGATTGCAAGTGGTAAACCACGACATTTACCAACCATCTCCCTTCCTAATTTCTTCAAATTTTGGATTGTTGGTTCTGCTCTCTTACAGAACAATTCCCAGCTCTCATCTTCCGTTAGAAAACGGAGTTGATGGACAAAACATTTGCCATCTGCCATCTCTGCAACTTTTTTGTTGCGGGTGGTTATGATGATTCTACTACGGTTTTTCTGGTTTGGAAAAGCAATCTTAATCTGGTCCCAAACCTTTATGTCCCATATATCATCAATCAAAACCAAATATCGGCCTTGACTTTGAAGTAACTCTGGCAGGTGCTGCAGCAAATGGTACTCGTCCATGGTTGACAACTTTTGTTCGTACTCAGCTCCCATAAAAGACGTCACTATTCTCTTCAAAACATCTTTTATGTTATATTCGTTGGACACACAAACCTTAGCACGAGTATCAAAATTTCTCAACTCGCTAGAGTTGTACAACTTTGTGGCAAGTGAAGTCTTGCCCAAGCCCCCCATTCCGTGAATTGAAATGACTTTGAGGGCGAGATCCTTGCTATCAAGTTCAGCCTTCAAAATCTTAAAATCATCCTCAAAACCAACCACTTCCACCTGGTTATTAATGGCGGTTATTCTCAACAATGTTCTCTCTTTCTGCTGCTTGTTTGGAGTGGCTAAGATGTTGTCAATACGGTACTCATTTCGCCTATTCTTGATCACTTCAATCCTTCTTTTGAGTGactcaatctccttgccaatatCATAAAGCATAACTTCTCTATTGCACACGCAAACACAGCCCCGAACACGATCCAAGATACCTCGTTTCGGAGCTGCATATTCTTCTTGGTGAGCACTGAAATCGCTCAGGATTTTTATCGCATCATTGGCGACATCTCTAACGTCCTCCACCCAGTTGCGGATTTGCTCCTCTTCCAGTCTTGATTCTGCAGATCTTACGGAAGATTGGAGGTAGCGCAATTCATCTTTGAGCCACCTTAAATTATCTTTCACTTCAAGTAGAATGTTAACTTCTTGTGCAATAAATGCACCAAGCTTTTCAATTGCAAGAGATACGATTGCATCAACCATTCTTCTTTATTAGGCTTTATGATCTGAAGGTAATCGAAGTAACTACAACAAGAACAATACTAATTTATGATTTGTAAGGTCTATTGTGCacagaattacagaaataaaagCTTTAATTCATTGGTTTGCCTATGAGATGCTTTCACATCCTGAGTGGTGTCTTTTTGtggataataattaataaaagcaTGTGTTTGGTGTCCCTACAAAGAGGCTTTAGCAACCTGTCTAAATAATATGTCTGTCTAACATATTGTTGTTGAATTTAGGTACACCTGAAAGTGATCGTAATCGAATATTAAGTccataaaaagaagagaaatctCAGAGGGACCATAAAAGATATAGAATGTAATTATAATTATTGAAGTCGCCGGAGACTTGTCACAAAACAGAGCATGTGTATAAAACAGAGCATGTGTATGGTGTCCCTATAAAACAGAGCACTGTCCTTTCAATTATTGCAGTTTCTACACCTAATCGCTACAATGCAATTCTTCTCAAGTGCATAGTAAGTCTCCAGGGAAATCTACCCTATTGAGTTATTAGTCAAGCAGATGAAAGGGATGAAATTCAGGTACTTGACAGCAGCGTTTGTTGAAATTAAGGATCCAGAGCCCAACTTCTTCGGGGCACCATTTACTTAAGTGATTATGTCACTAGTCACCGGTCCAAATTTAAAAAAATGTCATTTTCACTAGACTTTTCGAATTTGATATTTGAGTGCACCTCCTGCAAAGCTAACGAGGTTGTTTCGGCTTGATTGGATGATCTTGAATTGCCATGAGATGATATCTTCATCGGAGTGAGGATGGAAGTAGGTAGGATGTGGGATTCCAATGTCATTAACATGCCAAGGTTGCCTTTCAATCAATAACTTTATTGGGTTTTGCATTTCTTCAAGATTCAAAAATGTACTTCCCCATGGAGAATCATCCCTTCTCCGAAAACTTTACCCAAAACAAAGACATGATCTTTGCCTGAGTTTAAAGGGTTTCTGCAGTTTAAGCCATTCTACCAGTTCCAACGCCAGGTGTCCTTAACATAAGATAGTAGATATTTAAGGCACAAAAAGAAACATTTTTATCGACAGTTGAGTTAAAATTCGAACTACTTCATCTTATATCCTTCATTACATCATATATACATTTTCGGACGGTAATTTATGCTATATACATTATTTAAATTTTGCAACGAGATCATTTCGTTGTACATTATCAGCCTATATATGTTCGTAAATCCTAAACAAGAATTATAAAATTTAAACTTTTTTGCAAACTCCCGTTAATATCTAAAACAATGAATAAATGAAAATTCAATAAACGAAAAATAGAGAAACTCGTAAAAAAAAACCTAAAGAAAAATTTATCAAAATCCAGAGGCTAATAGGAAACAAGTGAACAAAGAATATCATAtcaacaataataacaacaaaCTCAAGATTACATTAATTCGAAATGCACATAAACACAAATTCGAAAATTTAATCCGTAACCAGATAAAACACACGGGCGAGCACAGACTTGCAAGTATTAAAACATGCAAACAGAGCAGGGGTGCAGTAAAAGAAACAACCTTGACAACGAAATCATGAGCAGAATAGGTTTGGCAACTGGCCATCATATAATCTGATCACAACCCAAACAAACAAAACCACAAATCAGTTAATGCAGAATAATTAAGGCCTGATTAAGATGAGGAATAATTAAAGCACCTGATCAAGAAAAGGAATGTAAATGGAGCAGCTTAATGTCCAATGACATTTATTGGACAATAAAAAACTGGGTGaattttttatgaaaaatatgaattttatttatgtgaaaaaaatacaaatttctactttttgtaaaaaaaaatacTAGTTAAAACTAATTGTAATGCCTATAACCAAATACAAATACAAATTTTTTAGTGTTACACAAATTTTAATTTCACTAATTTTTTTGGTACCACCAACTTTTGATTTCACTTATTCATTCATACTAGTAGATAACCAGTGTCAAGTACATAACCCGTGCGAAGTATGGGCCGAGAtcaaaatatcaatattaaataatgattataaaaatttattttaattttacattaaaatatgtaataaataaaattgtacaATTATTGCAATTTTTcttttttaaattatttgtaattttCATTAACTTAAATCTTATTAGAACAACAAACTCAACATTATTATGAATCTGTTGTTCAAAAagacataactaatattttacaTCGAAACTTTATTCACAACACACGATTGATGaataatttaacaaaaaattaaatcaacattactaagtaaattcatattaaatttattattgTTAGCTGAATTTGtatttttatatagtttgtgattgcataattttttctaataaattgTACATTATGTATGTATAAATATACACACTACGCCATAAATGACCTTATACAACATAATTATGTGATGTTATGATAGATAATGTTGATGTATCATTATGATAATCTACCATATTACAACATATTTTAATTACGTTATCATAGGTCTCGTAAAGTGTTGTCAATCCattcataaattaaaatattcaattttttattaaaaaataaataaaaatatgctGACGTGTCACATGCGGGTCCCACATGGGGGTTCCCCACTACTGACTTGTCGCTGATGTGTCCGAGGATGTGGGGCCCACTCCGCTGACGTGGCAGGTGTGGTCCCCCATGTGGGCCCACTCTGCTGGCATGGCAGATGGAGGTCCCCCATGTGGGCCCCACTCTGCTGACGTGGCAGGTGTGGTCCCCCATGTGGGCCCCACTCTTCGCATTTGGTGCTAAAATAGAACTATGTAGGTATGAATTTAGAATTTACAATATATATACGATTccatttatataaaaataatataaatatatggtATATAAGAATCAAAAAACAGGTAAAATATTACATAGAAAATTGTAAGTCATATATGaataaaaaaagaataaaaatggaGCAAATTTATggacttatttattttaaaatataactaaaaaaaagattcaaacctataaaaataataaaaaatcatggcttataaaaaattaaaaaaatgagtaaaaataaaaCATATAGAATTATAAATCATATAGgattaaaaaaatgataaaaataatacacttagagttataacatgaatcataaaaGGTGAAATTAAAAGGTGGTGATactaaaaaataagtgaaactAAGTATCACTTAAAAATTAGTttcgtttattaataaagaaaaatgggtaaaaattaaacatatagaattataagtcatatagaaTAAAAATCATCAATTATAAAAGATGAAATCAAAAGGTGGAAGAACaaaaaaataagtgaaaataaAGTATCActtaaaaattttattaataaagaaaaacggataaaattaatatatataaaattataagtcatatagaaattaaaaaggataaaaatattgtacttagagttataacatgaatcataaaaaGTGAAATCAAAAGGTGGTGAtaccaaaaaataagtgaaatcAAGTACCACTTAAAAAGATATTTgcttattaataaaggttattaatatatcttataattttattttttatgtattttgacTATGCTAAAACTTTTGGTTACATCGTTTATTATTATGTGTACTTTATAATGTTTATGATTCTATtaaatatgattttattttttttatgttATACGTCTTATCCTATTAAGTTTGGTTTTATGTTTGTTTCATCCTTTTGTCGTATTCCTAATTTTCTTATATATTGCTAATTCAATATATTATATGATTATAATTAAagtaattttatttttttaacttttttgaattatatatttcttttaatataattattaaaattctaTTGTAATTATACTTTTTGATTTTTAAACCACATCCGAACCATCCTAATTCCATATATAAATATGGATACACTcctccttgaaaattctattgTAATTATACTCCATCCATTTCCCTTAACGTTTCCCTCAAATTTTTTTATATTGGGGGACGGGCACTCGGCAGACAACTCTTATTAAATGTAGTTTCATGattctttttttaaaaatttttcttctaaataaaattataatgttcaaacttttataaaaaaaagaaaattttaaaaataaattacaaaaatatattttatagttgccttaaaatgcgtgcaagcatgtgaaaaaaaatgtaaagaaatgaaGGGACTGAGGTAATGTAAAGAAATGAAGGGACTGAGGTAGTAATTTTTAAGATTATATTTAACGGTTCTCATCAATTTGATCTGATCGAATGACCAAGAACCAAAAATCAACAactaaatttttaatattttgtttttaatataataatgTAGATAGTTCCTTGAAGTCCAACAAAATGCTTTAAGAAAAAGTtgtttccattaaattttaatttaaatgtCGAATGCTTCTTTTAATAATCTTAAAAATTAGTATTTGTCCGGATTAAGTTCCTTAAGCTATTTTAGTGCACTCCCATGTCACCAGTTTGATTTCCccttttttcttcttcttcttgttaTCATTATTTTTGTTGATCGATTCAAATAAAAGTAAAAAATTGAGTGAATTTTCTACCGAAAagtataattttttatttattcaagAAAATACAAATTTCTAATTTTCTTTAGAAATACAATTTTGCAACTAATTGTAATGGTCATAAATACAAATACAACCTCAAATACTTTCACAAAAATGtaaaaataaattgattttgACTGCCAACCGCAATTTTACCAATATTTTTTAAACAAACAGCAAAATTGTAAATAACCAGACTTAATGAAGGAATCAAATTTAAGCAAATAAAAGTTATGAGATGAAAATTAAAATTTCCTCTGTCCCAAATTACAAGTACCTTTGACTTTTTATAcgtattttaaaatatataaaagttaAAATTCCGCACACTTTTTTTTAGTTTTtctttttttgaattaaaatttaatatatacatatatatatatatatatacttttgttcagaaattttttttgaattttattcaccttaaaatacgccttaaaaaattaaaaataattttgtgACGTATTCAGTGAAGTTGATATAACTATTCTAGAATAATCAAATTCCAATCATAAAAGCAAAACGTGGCGTTTTCAATGGACGCTTCCAAAATATGAAAGCTAGCCACTTTATTAGAATTTATTCATTCTTTTAAATTCAATAATTTCTCATCTTTATTAAAATCTAACTGCACTCAAAATGTCGACACGTGTCATAATATTAACCCCAACTAATCTATATGCTTGTCCACATCTTTTGTATCTGCGTCATTGCTAACATAACGGTAAATGCCTATATATAGGCTTTGAGCTCCTCTTCTCTTCTTATCAACTTATACAAAATATTAACTTCATTTGCAAAAAGCACAAaaaaaaactatttttatatttttgaggTTTCAAGATTTTTAATATGGCCAGTGAATTAAGCAGTGTGCAATCCATCCATGACTTCACTGTCAAGGTTCTTTCATTTCTTTCTTTCGGTATAAATTTTTCCGTTGTAATAATTTTTTCGTCGTAAATGGTAGTGTAGGTTGAATGAATgcaataaaaatgtttgactgATGATTGCAGGATGGCAAGGGTAATGATGTAGAGCTAAGCAAGTACAAGGGCAAAGTTTTGTTGATTGTCAATGTTGCATCTCAATGGTATGTTATTGATTTATCAATGATGTCGATCAATGATGTCAATGTTCTCTGTACAACAGGTCACATGTTTGATTTCCGCTCCACTTTGTAATATCCTGAGGATTTAGCAATATGTGCATTTGTTAAAGAAGTGTATTGGATTATGATTTGTTTGCTTTGATGTGCAGTGGCCTTACCACTTCAAACTATACAGAGTTGGCAGAGTTGTACCAGAAGTACAAGGATCAAGGTTGGTTTCACTGtcatgagtttaagatcaagcTTGTGTTAGCTGAAGCTGTTGTTGAAACCTTGCATTTGTTTAGTGTTTTTCGTGATTAACAATCTGGTGAGTGACTTTACAGGACTAGAGATTCTTGCATTTCCATGCAACCAGTTTAATGGACAGGAGCCTGGGACTAATGAAGAAATTGAAAACTTTGTCTGCACTCGTTTCAAAGCTGAATATCCTATCTTCAGTAAGGTACGGATTTTAGTACACGTTTTGATCTTGACCTGCAGTATGCTAGAACTGTTTTATCTGAGAAATTTATGTGGTTTTTCGATTGTTTAGGTTGAAGTGAATGGATCAGATGCTGCTCCGTTATACAAGTACCTCAAGTCTGTCAAAGGAGATGAAATTGAATGGAATTTTGCCAAGTTTTTAGTCGATAAAGATGGCAAACTTGTTGAACGTTATGCTCCCACAACCACTCCGCTTACCTTTGAGGTAACAATTACTTGCATGTCATTACACAAGTTAATTATATTGTGGCTAACATATGATCATTTCGACTTCTGCAGAATGATATCAAGAAAGTTTTAGGAGTAGCTTGATAACCGGGATTGAGGCCTGAGTTTTAATGGTCGACTACTAACTACCTCGTCTGCAACATGTATGGAGAATAAAGCGTGTGATTGTGAagattttaaagaaaatatagtTATGTTGTGAGTTTTATGAGTGTTTGCTCTGTGGAGCAAGGGAAATGTTCAGTGTAATGTGTGGATTCTATGTGTTTGCTGTAATGATGAAATTATCTTCAAGCAATTCGTAACATGTACATTATAAATTTGAACTATTTAAAACCATGACATTATACACTTTAACCCAGTCTGGTTACCTTCTCAAGGAGATTATTCATTGTTATAGAGAAGGCACCTTGAAACTGTTCAAAATCTGAACTTGAAT
This window contains:
- the LOC141672102 gene encoding disease resistance protein RPP13-like, producing the protein MVDAIVSLAIEKLGAFIAQEVNILLEVKDNLRWLKDELRYLQSSVRSAESRLEEEQIRNWVEDVRDVANDAIKILSDFSAHQEEYAAPKRGILDRVRGCVCVCNREVMLYDIGKEIESLKRRIEVIKNRRNEYRIDNILATPNKQQKERTLLRITAINNQVEVVGFEDDFKILKAELDSKDLALKVISIHGMGGLGKTSLATKLYNSSELRNFDTRAKVCVSNEYNIKDVLKRIVTSFMGAEYEQKLSTMDEYHLLQHLPELLQSQGRYLVLIDDIWDIKVWDQIKIAFPNQKNRSRIIITTRNKKVAEMADGKCFVHQLRFLTEDESWELFCKRAEPTIQNLKKLGREMVGKCRGLPLAIVVLSGLLSHNMSYEYWSKVKEHIWRHLKDDDLSPQIGEILSLSYNDLSPQMKDCFLYLARYPEDHVIDLDELKRLWIAEEFISEAEEGEGVIMEDLAEDCLNELINRNLLQVNDLRWNGQVQGCRVHDLVRDLAIKKAKEHKLLVVLESGKHHPEHIHLLEGQPRHVIYNEIGEYLKLVERRFDALLVRSLAVVNYLSGKYELEEMKLVCARFKNLKVLDMTSVHSEVIPEEIGDLVHLKYLGLMGHEEYSKIPKEIPPTSIGRLKKLQTLHGRRSTYYTVPREICELHELRHLAINVTGSLNIGTHQTKLQTLGVIEYKEWMKIDTVNLTNLHTLSIYDKGGREEAYSYTLESVSNLTSLQTFIHFGSIKIATLKPLSYCNRLRSVDLFGTLKDPSELRHLPDSITDLSLRESKFTEDPMPTLGSLSNLTALRLDNVYRGNKMVCSENGFPSLQILILEEFINLEELEVGDEAFPSLKQFQTYHCRNLKKIPVQLAERVSPWVR
- the LOC141672099 gene encoding putative phospholipid hydroperoxide glutathione peroxidase isoform X1, with the protein product MASELSSVQSIHDFTVKDGKGNDVELSKYKGKVLLIVNVASQWYVIDLSMMSINDVNVLCTTGHMFDFRSTFGLTTSNYTELAELYQKYKDQGLEILAFPCNQFNGQEPGTNEEIENFVCTRFKAEYPIFSKVEVNGSDAAPLYKYLKSVKGDEIEWNFAKFLVDKDGKLVERYAPTTTPLTFENDIKKVLGVA
- the LOC141672099 gene encoding putative phospholipid hydroperoxide glutathione peroxidase isoform X3 produces the protein MASELSSVQSIHDFTVKDGKGNDVELSKYKGKVLLIVNVASQCGLTTSNYTELAELYQKYKDQGLEILAFPCNQFNGQEPGTNEEIENFVCTRFKAEYPIFSKVEVNGSDAAPLYKYLKSVKGDEIEWNFAKFLVDKDGKLVERYAPTTTPLTFENDIKKVLGVA
- the LOC141672099 gene encoding putative phospholipid hydroperoxide glutathione peroxidase isoform X2, whose product is MTSLSRFFHFFLSDGKGNDVELSKYKGKVLLIVNVASQWYVIDLSMMSINDVNVLCTTGHMFDFRSTFGLTTSNYTELAELYQKYKDQGLEILAFPCNQFNGQEPGTNEEIENFVCTRFKAEYPIFSKVEVNGSDAAPLYKYLKSVKGDEIEWNFAKFLVDKDGKLVERYAPTTTPLTFENDIKKVLGVA
- the LOC141672099 gene encoding putative phospholipid hydroperoxide glutathione peroxidase isoform X4 produces the protein MTSLSRFFHFFLSDGKGNDVELSKYKGKVLLIVNVASQCGLTTSNYTELAELYQKYKDQGLEILAFPCNQFNGQEPGTNEEIENFVCTRFKAEYPIFSKVEVNGSDAAPLYKYLKSVKGDEIEWNFAKFLVDKDGKLVERYAPTTTPLTFENDIKKVLGVA